The proteins below come from a single Agrobacterium vitis genomic window:
- a CDS encoding NAD(P)H-dependent flavin oxidoreductase, translating into MALPDILSRHLRLPVIASPLFIISHPRLTVAQCKAGVVGAFPALNARPEAQLDEWLDEITQELAAHDRAHPERPAAPFAVNQIVHGSNKRLEHDLGMCVKYKVPIVISSLGAVPEVNAAIHSYGGIVLHDVINNRHAHSAIRKGADGLIAVAAGAGGHAGTLSPFALLQEIREWFDGPLLLAGSISTGGAILAAQAAGADMAYIGSPFIATQEARAPDAYKQALVEASATDIVYSNYFTGIHGNYLRSSIVASGLDPDKLPEADPSKMDFGSAVTGAKAWKDIWGCGQGIGAIKAVEPVAALVDRLDTEYRAARDRICGKV; encoded by the coding sequence ATGGCTCTTCCAGATATCTTGTCTCGTCACCTCAGACTTCCGGTGATTGCATCGCCTTTGTTTATCATTTCGCATCCGCGTCTGACGGTGGCGCAGTGCAAGGCGGGTGTGGTTGGCGCCTTTCCGGCGTTGAACGCCCGGCCGGAAGCGCAGTTGGACGAGTGGCTGGATGAGATTACCCAGGAGCTTGCCGCCCATGACCGCGCCCATCCCGAGCGTCCGGCTGCGCCGTTCGCCGTCAACCAGATCGTCCACGGCTCCAACAAACGGCTGGAGCACGACCTGGGCATGTGCGTCAAATACAAGGTACCGATCGTCATCTCTTCGCTGGGCGCCGTGCCGGAGGTGAATGCCGCGATCCATTCTTACGGCGGTATCGTGCTGCATGACGTGATCAACAATCGCCATGCCCATTCGGCGATCCGCAAGGGCGCCGATGGCTTGATCGCGGTTGCCGCAGGGGCTGGTGGCCATGCAGGGACGTTGTCACCCTTCGCGCTCCTACAGGAAATCCGCGAATGGTTCGATGGGCCGTTGCTGCTTGCCGGTTCGATCTCGACCGGCGGCGCCATTCTTGCTGCTCAAGCAGCCGGTGCCGACATGGCCTATATCGGTTCGCCCTTCATTGCCACGCAAGAGGCGCGGGCGCCGGATGCCTACAAGCAGGCTCTTGTTGAGGCCAGCGCCACCGATATCGTCTACTCTAACTATTTTACCGGCATTCACGGCAATTACCTGCGCTCATCCATTGTTGCCTCGGGCCTGGACCCGGACAAATTGCCGGAAGCCGATCCCAGCAAGATGGATTTCGGCAGCGCCGTCACCGGCGCCAAAGCGTGGAAGGACATCTGGGGCTGCGGCCAAGGCATCGGTGCCATCAAGGCCGTGGAACCCGTTGCCGCGCTGGTCGATCGACTGGACACGGAATATCGCGCCGCCCGAGACAGGATCTGCGGAAAAGTGTAA